The Vallitalea okinawensis genome window below encodes:
- a CDS encoding S-Ena type endospore appendage — translation MNNCSSKRVADEVKQCFLFPCDASTIRVDQIWVSNGLINQVATMSFNTEKTGTVSLFFVIIFKKDGTLEFFNLTLVDTRTIIMADIDSILTVTICFPDAGQVALNFCIRLHHDCC, via the coding sequence ATGAACAATTGTTCTTCAAAAAGAGTAGCGGATGAAGTGAAGCAGTGTTTTCTTTTTCCTTGCGATGCATCTACAATTAGAGTTGATCAAATATGGGTTTCAAATGGTTTAATTAATCAAGTGGCTACAATGAGTTTCAATACTGAAAAAACTGGTACAGTTTCGCTTTTTTTTGTTATTATCTTTAAAAAGGATGGAACTTTAGAATTTTTTAATCTAACATTAGTCGACACAAGAACTATAATAATGGCAGACATTGATTCAATTCTTACTGTTACCATATGTTTTCCTGATGCTGGACAAGTTGCATTAAACTTTTGTATCCGTCTTCATCATGATTGTTGTTAA